From the Oncorhynchus nerka isolate Pitt River linkage group LG28, Oner_Uvic_2.0, whole genome shotgun sequence genome, one window contains:
- the rps24 gene encoding 40S ribosomal protein S24 isoform X2 yields MNDTVTVRTRKFMTNRLLQRKQMVVDVLHPGKATVPKTEIREKLAKMYKTTPDVVFVFGFRTQFGGGKTTGFAMVYDSLDYAKKNEPKHRLARHGLYEKKKSSRKQRKERKNRMKKVRGTKKASVGAAGKK; encoded by the exons ATG AACGACACAGTGACAGTCAGAACCCGGAAGTTCATGACAAACCGGCTGCTTCAGAGGAAGCAAATG GTTGTCGATGTCCTCCATCCGGGCAAAGCCACAGTCCCCAAGACTGAGATCCGGGAGAAGCTGGCCAAAATGTACAAGACCACTCCTGACGTGGTGTTCGTCTTCGGCTTCAGGACCCAGTTTGGTGGCGGCAAGACGACGGGCTTCGCCATGGTCTACGACTCTCTCGACTACGCTAAGAAAAACGAGCCCAAGCACAGACTGGCCAGG CACGGTCTCTATGAGAAGAAGAAGTCCTCCAGAAAACAGCGCAAGGAACGCAAGAACAGAATGAAGAAAGTACGAGGCACCAAGAAAGCCAGTGTGGGCGCTGCTGGCAAAAAG TGA
- the rps24 gene encoding 40S ribosomal protein S24 isoform X1, translated as MNDTVTVRTRKFMTNRLLQRKQMVVDVLHPGKATVPKTEIREKLAKMYKTTPDVVFVFGFRTQFGGGKTTGFAMVYDSLDYAKKNEPKHRLARHGLYEKKKSSRKQRKERKNRMKKVRGTKKASVGAAGKKK; from the exons ATG AACGACACAGTGACAGTCAGAACCCGGAAGTTCATGACAAACCGGCTGCTTCAGAGGAAGCAAATG GTTGTCGATGTCCTCCATCCGGGCAAAGCCACAGTCCCCAAGACTGAGATCCGGGAGAAGCTGGCCAAAATGTACAAGACCACTCCTGACGTGGTGTTCGTCTTCGGCTTCAGGACCCAGTTTGGTGGCGGCAAGACGACGGGCTTCGCCATGGTCTACGACTCTCTCGACTACGCTAAGAAAAACGAGCCCAAGCACAGACTGGCCAGG CACGGTCTCTATGAGAAGAAGAAGTCCTCCAGAAAACAGCGCAAGGAACGCAAGAACAGAATGAAGAAAGTACGAGGCACCAAGAAAGCCAGTGTGGGCGCTGCTGGCAAAAAG aaatga